The genomic segment TTGCCTTTTCATCAACTATTTTAATCTTTGCTTTTTGTCCAATATACTCATCCAGACCAGTCTGAAGAGGCGTACCAGTTTTATGGAAGAGTCGAGGAACAAAAAATGAACCAATGGCCACCACCACTAAACACAGTACTGCCTGATACCAATGCCAGATATCTCCCATAAAATATGCCAAGATACCCGCAGCCAAACATCCGAGAGCAATCACAAGGCCATAGAGCGTGACCGTAAATGCCTCTACAAGTAGACAAAGAAGTGCGACAGAAAACCAGAGAAACATGATGGACATAAAATAAGGGATAAAGAACTCTCTAAAAAAGATGAAATAATACTGGGCGGTTTATAAAAGGTGTACTATTTGGTAAATAACTTCTGAACACCAGCAATAACATCAGATCCAAGGATATATTTTGTATTATTTGCCATTGCCTCTCCGGCGACTTTAATCTGCTCGTGTGTTATAGCATTTCCTTTGAAAAATTGGTCTGAGGCAAGGGATTCTACCTCGATTTTTTTTGCTTGAGCGATAGCGATACGCTCAATAGCTTCTGCCTGCCCCTCCGCTGCGAGAATCTGAGATTGTTTCTGTCCTTCCGCTTGGAGAATAGAAGACTGCTTATCTCACTCAGCACGAGAAATCTGTGATTCTTTGTACCCCTGTGCTTCGAGGATAATCGCTCGCTTGCTTCGTTCAGCAATCATCTGTTTACTCATGGCATCCTGAATATGCATCGGTGGATCGAGGCGCTGAATCTCTACACGAGTGACATCAACTCACCACTTTGCCGTCTCGACATCAAGCGCTGACTTGAGGCGAGTATTGATGGCAACACGATTTGAAAGTGTATCATCCAAGCTCATCGTACCAAGCACACTACGGAGATTGGTCTGTGCGAGGTTGAGGACTGCCAAACGGACATTATTGATTTCATAGGTTGCCTTGACGACATCCTCGATACGATAATAGACGATACCATCCACCATCACATTGACATTGTCAGATGTGATGATTTCTTGCTGAGGAACATCGATGACCTGTTCACGAATATCTATCTTCATCATCCTCTGTGCCCCTGGGATAATAAAATGTACTCCTGGTTCAGCGATACGACTAAAGCGACCAAGCGTCTCAATCATACCAAGTGATCCCTGTTTGACGATACGAACAAACATAGGAATCACAAAAATAGCAATGATGATAAGAATAATAAACCAAGGCATAGAGAAAGAATTAAGAATA from the Candidatus Gracilibacteria bacterium genome contains:
- a CDS encoding NfeD family protein, with translation MSIMFLWFSVALLCLLVEAFTVTLYGLVIALGCLAAGILAYFMGDIWHWYQAVLCLVVVAIGSFFVPRLFHKTGTPLQTGLDEYIGQKAKIKIVDEKAKITLGGVDRLVQSDEELSEGQKVTIIGRDGTLLIVQ
- a CDS encoding SPFH domain-containing protein; translated protein: MPWFIILIIIAIFVIPMFVRIVKQGSLGMIETLGRFSRIAEPGVHFIIPGAQRMMKIDIREQVIDVPQQEIITSDNVNVMVDGIVYYRIEDVVKATYEINNVRLAVLNLAQTNLRSVLGTMSLDDTLSNRVAINTRLKSALDVETAKWGVDVTRVEIQRLDPPMHIQDAMSKQMIAERSKRAIILEAQGYKESQISRAEGDKQSSILQAEGQKQSQILAAEGQAEAIERIAIAQAKKIEVESLASDQFFKGNAITHEQIKVAGEAMANNTKYILGSDVIAGVQKLFTK